The Rhodothermales bacterium genome window below encodes:
- a CDS encoding ABC transporter permease, with translation MWKILLQEFWNDLRTQKTRAFLTMFAITWGTLSVVLLLAFGEGLGKTMQNGLLNAGDRIFQIYGGETSKTYEGLDKGRRIRLIREDLALLRQTIQDVDMGSISYGRWGVALQVGQNKTTTYMEGVMPEFEDMRRMYPAEGGRFLNIRDEEQKRRVVFLGDELAGRLFGDTPPIGESVMIDGLPFTVIGIMQTKLQTSMNNGPDANRAIIPSSTFETIYGHRYVDHIVLRPRNVLVAPAVKEQVYAVLGRKYKFDPSDERALGVWDFIENEKEGAKVFFGITVFLGLVGGLTLLLAGVGVANIMYVTVKERTREFGVKLALGARKYHIQVQVIFEALLIALTGGAIGLLVSYGIVKAMQSIPNKEGAMEFLANPVLSTPVALITVAVLTFIGLLSGYFPARKAANVDPVESLRYE, from the coding sequence ATGTGGAAAATCCTCCTTCAGGAATTCTGGAATGATCTGCGGACGCAGAAGACGCGCGCGTTCCTGACCATGTTCGCGATCACGTGGGGCACGCTGTCGGTGGTGCTGCTGCTGGCGTTCGGCGAGGGGCTGGGGAAGACTATGCAGAACGGCCTGCTCAACGCCGGCGATCGCATCTTCCAGATTTATGGCGGAGAGACGAGCAAGACGTACGAAGGACTCGACAAGGGCCGGCGCATCCGGCTCATCCGGGAGGATCTCGCGCTGCTGAGACAGACGATCCAGGATGTCGACATGGGCAGCATCTCGTACGGACGCTGGGGCGTCGCGCTGCAGGTTGGGCAGAACAAGACGACGACCTACATGGAAGGGGTGATGCCTGAGTTCGAGGACATGCGGCGGATGTATCCGGCCGAAGGCGGGCGCTTTCTCAACATCCGGGACGAGGAGCAGAAACGACGCGTCGTGTTTCTGGGCGACGAACTGGCCGGCCGGCTTTTCGGCGACACCCCGCCGATCGGCGAGTCGGTCATGATCGACGGGTTGCCCTTCACCGTGATCGGCATCATGCAGACGAAACTGCAAACGTCGATGAACAACGGTCCGGACGCGAACCGCGCCATCATCCCCTCCTCCACCTTCGAAACGATTTACGGCCACCGGTATGTGGACCACATCGTGCTGCGCCCCCGCAACGTCCTGGTGGCGCCGGCGGTGAAAGAGCAGGTCTACGCCGTCCTGGGCAGGAAATACAAATTCGACCCGTCGGATGAGCGGGCGCTGGGGGTCTGGGACTTCATCGAGAACGAAAAAGAAGGCGCGAAGGTGTTTTTCGGCATCACAGTCTTTCTCGGCCTCGTGGGCGGACTCACGCTCCTGCTGGCCGGCGTGGGCGTGGCCAACATCATGTACGTGACGGTCAAGGAGCGCACGCGCGAGTTTGGGGTCAAGCTGGCGCTCGGGGCCCGCAAATACCACATCCAGGTCCAGGTGATCTTCGAGGCGCTGCTCATCGCACTCACCGGCGGCGCGATCGGACTCCTCGTCTCGTACGGGATCGTCAAAGCGATGCAAAGCATCCCGAACAAGGAAGGCGCGATGGAATTCCTGGCCAATCCGGTCCTCTCCACCCCCGTCGCCCTGATCACCGTGGCCGTACTGACGTTTATCGGACTCCTTTCAGGGTATTTCCCCGCCCGCAAGGCCGCCAACGTCGATCCCGTGGAATCGCTGCGGTACGAATGA
- a CDS encoding RidA family protein, which translates to MPRPTSWYVAAAFALAGCVPPAEPPAETAGRRVIATEQAPPAIGPYSQAIQVGNQLFLAGQIGLDPQTRALVEGGVGPQTHRVMQNQRAVLEAAGFSLADVVQVQIFLADLAEYGAVNEIYGSYFPSAPPARATVQVARLPLDARVEIMMTAAK; encoded by the coding sequence ATGCCCCGCCCCACTTCCTGGTATGTCGCTGCCGCATTCGCCCTCGCCGGCTGCGTCCCTCCCGCCGAGCCGCCAGCCGAAACCGCCGGCCGGCGCGTCATCGCCACCGAACAGGCCCCGCCGGCCATAGGACCTTATTCGCAGGCCATTCAGGTCGGCAACCAGCTGTTTCTCGCGGGCCAGATCGGTCTCGACCCGCAAACCCGCGCCCTGGTGGAGGGCGGGGTCGGGCCCCAGACCCATCGCGTGATGCAAAACCAGCGCGCCGTACTCGAGGCCGCCGGCTTCTCGCTAGCCGACGTGGTCCAGGTCCAGATTTTTTTAGCGGATCTCGCGGAGTACGGCGCCGTAAATGAGATCTACGGTTCCTATTTCCCGAGCGCCCCGCCGGCTCGAGCGACGGTCCAGGTTGCCCGCCTTCCCCTGGATGCGCGCGTCGAAATCATGATGACCGCGGCGAAATAG
- a CDS encoding aminotransferase class V-fold PLP-dependent enzyme, protein MSTRRAFFGHIGRPAAAALTAAVLNPEALPRLFDTLSTYPGTPEEVAMDEAFWRTVQQAFTVDRSLINLNNGGVSPAPADVQAAMKRYLDYSNIAPVYTMWEILEPQREGVRQRVARDFGCDTEEIALTRNASESLQICQLGMDLKAGDEVLTTTHDYGRMITTFKQRERREGIRLVQFPLPIPAEDDDEVVRLFESHITPRTRMILMCHIVNITGQILPVKKVVQMARERGIPVIVDGAHAYAHFDFKHEDLDCDYYGSSLHKWLLAPHGTGLLYVRKEKIKDLWPLMASPESMDDNIRKFEEIGTHPAANYLAIADALTFHQGIGAERKQERLRYLTRYWAERLLQHDRVRLNTSLNPGMSCAIGNVQVVGVDTAALKNYLWKEHRIIVVPIIHPEFEGLRVTPNVYTTLEELDRFVDAMEHVIKHGLPAA, encoded by the coding sequence ATGTCGACTCGACGCGCCTTCTTCGGGCATATCGGCCGCCCCGCCGCGGCGGCCCTGACCGCCGCCGTACTCAACCCCGAGGCGCTTCCCCGCCTTTTCGATACCCTCTCTACGTATCCGGGCACGCCGGAAGAGGTGGCGATGGACGAGGCGTTCTGGCGGACCGTGCAGCAGGCGTTCACCGTGGATCGGAGCCTGATCAACCTGAACAACGGCGGGGTAAGCCCCGCGCCGGCCGACGTCCAGGCGGCGATGAAACGGTACCTCGACTACTCGAACATCGCCCCGGTCTATACGATGTGGGAGATCCTGGAGCCGCAGCGCGAGGGCGTTCGGCAGCGAGTGGCCCGTGATTTCGGGTGCGATACGGAAGAGATCGCGCTCACCCGGAATGCCTCGGAAAGCCTCCAGATCTGCCAGCTGGGTATGGATCTGAAGGCCGGCGATGAAGTGCTCACCACGACGCACGACTACGGCCGGATGATCACTACCTTCAAGCAGCGGGAGCGGCGGGAAGGCATCCGCCTCGTGCAGTTCCCCCTGCCGATCCCCGCCGAGGACGACGACGAGGTGGTGCGCCTGTTCGAATCGCACATCACCCCGCGGACGCGGATGATCCTGATGTGCCATATCGTGAACATCACGGGGCAGATCCTGCCGGTCAAAAAGGTGGTCCAGATGGCCCGCGAACGGGGCATCCCCGTGATTGTCGACGGCGCCCACGCGTACGCGCATTTCGATTTCAAGCATGAGGATCTGGATTGCGACTACTACGGATCCAGCCTGCATAAATGGCTGCTGGCGCCCCATGGCACCGGGCTGCTGTATGTGCGCAAGGAAAAGATCAAGGACCTCTGGCCGCTCATGGCCTCTCCCGAATCGATGGACGACAACATCCGCAAGTTCGAGGAGATCGGCACCCACCCCGCCGCGAACTACCTCGCCATCGCCGACGCGCTCACGTTCCATCAGGGCATCGGCGCGGAGCGGAAGCAGGAACGGTTGCGTTACCTGACCCGATACTGGGCGGAGCGCCTGCTCCAGCACGATCGGGTCCGCCTGAACACCAGCCTCAACCCCGGTATGTCGTGCGCGATCGGCAACGTCCAGGTGGTCGGGGTCGATACTGCGGCGCTCAAAAACTACCTGTGGAAGGAGCACCGCATCATCGTGGTGCCGATCATCCATCCCGAGTTTGAAGGTCTGCGCGTGACCCCCAACGTTTACACGACGCTCGAGGAACTCGACCGCTTCGTCGATGCGATGGAGCACGTGATCAAACACGGTCTTCCTGCGGCCTGA
- a CDS encoding choice-of-anchor D domain-containing protein — MHTLRTTARIVLFFLLFGGGTPAAYAQVSVKLSLGSEGAPFDYFGESVAIDAGYAIVGSWLDDNSQGKDAGAAYIYRQNGPRWDLDAQLLASDGEAGDQFGVSVAIDGDVAVVGARRDDNENGPFAGAAYVYLRGANGWEEEARLVAPEGAFDDRFGSAVDVSGDRVVVGAPGFDQQRGAAYVFRRGSGGWAFEGRLEAVDGQEGDAFGEAVAIDGDYVVVGADAHDTDGLVDAGAAYIFSYTGSLWAYQATLAATTPGSDDGFGGSVSISGSSALVGSPREAVQERDEAGAAYLFVRTGTAWSLQSRLLPFTSVEGDEFGYAVHVEGGYAAVGSRWHRNNNGDKAGAVFLFERFGSAWSLETQLIAADGDVGDQFGNAVGFSNEQVIVGARWDDHDGGQDAGSAYIFPVGGSGLPALLTSTAGLTFGAVAVGQSVDGGFTVSNIGTADLNITSIAIEGADASSFQLVSGGDGALLAPLASVNATVRFSPLSPGAKTARVVLTSNAVDGPHEVRLTGQGSDGLQPGMAKVLASRGEVEPRFGSTVAVSGDYAIVGAEGMSDTDPGSAYIYRRSGETWVQQTRLLANEAAGGDRFGSAVAIDGDRAVVGAWNADDARGAAYVFVRSGSVWVQQARIQASDGLPGDRFGRAVSIDGDFMAIGALEDDNERGLGAGSVYVYARSGATWDEQTRLSGSDGRQGDRFGSAVAVRGQKLIVGAANGGFFGEGKAYVFGYDGSAWDGEGELSASDGGLSDGFGTTLAIEGDLAVVGAPIHDGDNTIDEGSAYVFERVGADWVERAKLEASDGSSGAEFGAAVAIQGEEIVVGAAGVDNQRGAAYVFSKVGEDWLFDVKISALDAANGDGFGRALGFSGNDLIVGAPDDDNLNGSDAGAVYFYNRFGLTWGQQAVVIASSRVVQPYFGAAVALGDQVAIIGASGDAESPGAAYVYVQDGASWRQAAELVASDGRAGDGFGHAVAIEGSYILVGAPGNDNENGDDAGAVYIFQQGSDSWSEQARIVASDGAAGDAFGWALVMQGDEAFIGAPADDNANGDDAGAVYAVRRNGAMWPETQTLLAGDGGAGDRFGESLAIDGVDLLVGAPNEGPFATGAGYIFRWDGLEWNPEAKLFASVGAVDDGLGAAAALDGDYAILGAPAGGDDDAGAAYVFRRSGGLWGGQEQAVLTASDGAPGYRFGSGVSISGTYVLIGADGAEEGRGAAYVLQRNGSSWLEKARLAPTDDGGEDGFGRVVALRGEDALIGAKNDSNGNGATAGSAYLIALTGQVTITAVEPEPETAPVRFTLDQNYPNPFRGATTIPFALPEAGPVSLRVFDLLGREVETLFDGVEHAGVHAVVFDASRLAAGVYFYRMQAGDATAVRRLIVVH, encoded by the coding sequence ATGCATACCCTCCGCACCACCGCACGTATTGTCTTGTTTTTTCTGCTCTTCGGAGGCGGGACGCCCGCGGCATATGCCCAGGTGAGCGTCAAACTCTCGCTGGGAAGCGAGGGGGCTCCGTTTGATTATTTCGGCGAATCGGTCGCGATCGATGCGGGGTACGCCATCGTGGGGAGCTGGCTGGACGACAACAGCCAGGGGAAAGACGCCGGCGCGGCCTATATCTATCGCCAGAACGGCCCCCGCTGGGACCTCGACGCCCAGCTGCTGGCCAGCGACGGCGAGGCCGGAGATCAATTCGGCGTGTCGGTCGCGATCGACGGTGATGTGGCGGTGGTGGGCGCACGACGGGACGACAACGAAAACGGCCCCTTCGCCGGCGCGGCCTATGTGTACCTGCGCGGAGCCAATGGCTGGGAGGAGGAAGCGCGGCTCGTGGCGCCGGAGGGCGCCTTCGATGATCGGTTCGGCTCGGCCGTCGACGTGTCCGGCGATCGCGTGGTGGTCGGGGCGCCCGGGTTCGATCAGCAGCGCGGCGCCGCCTACGTATTCCGGCGCGGCAGCGGCGGGTGGGCCTTCGAGGGCCGGCTCGAGGCTGTCGACGGCCAGGAAGGGGATGCGTTTGGCGAGGCCGTGGCGATCGATGGCGACTACGTGGTCGTCGGGGCCGACGCGCACGACACAGACGGTCTCGTCGATGCCGGCGCGGCCTACATCTTCAGCTACACCGGTTCGCTCTGGGCGTATCAGGCGACCCTCGCGGCGACGACGCCCGGCAGTGACGACGGTTTTGGCGGATCGGTATCCATCAGCGGCTCCAGCGCCCTCGTCGGCAGCCCGCGCGAGGCGGTGCAGGAGCGCGACGAGGCCGGCGCCGCCTACCTGTTCGTCCGCACCGGCACCGCGTGGTCCCTGCAATCCCGCCTGCTGCCGTTCACGAGCGTGGAGGGCGACGAGTTCGGGTATGCCGTCCACGTGGAGGGGGGCTACGCCGCCGTCGGCTCCCGCTGGCACCGCAACAACAACGGCGACAAGGCCGGCGCGGTCTTTCTGTTCGAACGCTTTGGCTCGGCGTGGTCGCTCGAGACCCAGTTGATCGCGGCGGACGGGGACGTGGGCGATCAATTTGGCAACGCGGTCGGGTTCAGCAACGAGCAGGTGATCGTGGGCGCGCGCTGGGACGACCACGACGGAGGCCAGGATGCCGGCTCGGCCTATATCTTTCCGGTGGGCGGAAGCGGCCTGCCGGCCCTGCTCACCAGCACCGCCGGCCTGACGTTCGGCGCGGTCGCCGTGGGTCAGTCCGTCGATGGCGGATTTACCGTCTCCAACATCGGCACTGCGGACCTCAACATCACCTCGATCGCCATCGAAGGGGCCGATGCCTCTTCATTTCAGCTGGTTTCCGGCGGCGACGGAGCCCTGCTCGCGCCCCTCGCGAGCGTCAACGCGACGGTTCGTTTTTCACCCCTGAGCCCGGGGGCCAAAACAGCGCGCGTCGTCCTGACGAGCAACGCGGTCGATGGACCGCATGAGGTCCGGTTGACGGGGCAGGGGAGCGATGGGCTGCAACCCGGCATGGCAAAGGTGCTGGCGTCGCGGGGCGAGGTCGAGCCGCGGTTCGGCAGCACGGTGGCCGTGAGCGGAGACTATGCGATCGTCGGCGCGGAGGGGATGAGCGATACGGATCCCGGCTCGGCCTACATCTACCGGCGCTCCGGTGAAACGTGGGTCCAGCAAACGCGCCTTCTGGCGAATGAGGCGGCCGGCGGCGACCGCTTCGGAAGCGCCGTGGCGATCGATGGCGACCGCGCGGTCGTCGGGGCGTGGAATGCGGACGATGCCCGCGGTGCGGCGTACGTTTTCGTGCGCAGCGGCTCGGTGTGGGTGCAACAGGCGCGTATACAGGCTTCCGATGGACTGCCAGGCGATCGTTTTGGACGCGCGGTGTCGATCGACGGCGATTTCATGGCCATTGGCGCGCTGGAAGACGACAACGAACGCGGGCTGGGCGCCGGCAGCGTCTATGTTTATGCCCGGTCGGGCGCCACGTGGGACGAGCAGACGCGACTTTCGGGATCGGATGGCCGGCAGGGCGACCGCTTCGGCAGCGCCGTCGCGGTGCGGGGGCAGAAGCTGATCGTGGGCGCGGCCAACGGCGGTTTTTTTGGGGAAGGCAAGGCGTACGTCTTCGGTTACGACGGCAGCGCCTGGGATGGCGAAGGCGAGCTATCGGCTTCGGATGGCGGGCTGAGCGATGGATTCGGGACGACGCTGGCGATCGAGGGCGACCTCGCGGTGGTCGGCGCACCCATCCACGACGGCGACAATACGATCGACGAAGGCTCGGCCTATGTGTTCGAGCGCGTCGGGGCGGACTGGGTCGAGCGCGCTAAACTCGAGGCATCGGACGGGTCGAGCGGCGCCGAGTTTGGCGCGGCCGTCGCCATCCAGGGGGAGGAGATCGTCGTGGGCGCCGCCGGCGTGGACAACCAGCGCGGCGCTGCCTATGTGTTTTCCAAAGTGGGCGAGGACTGGCTCTTCGACGTCAAGATATCCGCCCTGGACGCCGCGAATGGCGACGGCTTCGGCCGGGCGCTCGGGTTTAGCGGCAACGACCTGATCGTCGGCGCGCCGGACGACGACAACCTCAACGGGTCCGACGCCGGCGCGGTCTACTTCTACAACCGGTTTGGGCTCACGTGGGGGCAGCAGGCGGTCGTCATCGCGTCGAGCCGCGTGGTGCAGCCCTATTTCGGGGCCGCCGTCGCGCTGGGCGATCAGGTGGCGATCATCGGGGCCAGCGGCGACGCGGAGTCGCCCGGCGCCGCCTACGTTTATGTGCAGGACGGCGCCAGCTGGCGCCAGGCCGCGGAACTGGTGGCGTCGGACGGCCGTGCGGGCGACGGATTCGGCCATGCGGTCGCGATTGAGGGCTCGTACATCCTCGTGGGCGCGCCCGGCAACGACAACGAAAACGGCGACGACGCCGGCGCGGTCTACATCTTCCAGCAAGGGAGCGATTCCTGGAGCGAACAGGCCCGGATCGTCGCGTCGGACGGCGCGGCCGGCGACGCCTTCGGCTGGGCCCTCGTCATGCAGGGCGATGAGGCGTTTATCGGGGCCCCGGCGGATGACAACGCGAACGGCGATGACGCCGGCGCGGTGTATGCCGTCCGCCGCAACGGGGCGATGTGGCCCGAAACGCAGACGCTGCTCGCCGGCGACGGCGGCGCAGGCGACCGCTTCGGCGAGAGCCTCGCGATCGACGGGGTCGATCTGCTGGTGGGCGCTCCCAACGAAGGGCCGTTCGCGACGGGGGCCGGCTACATTTTTAGATGGGATGGCCTGGAGTGGAACCCGGAAGCCAAGCTGTTTGCCTCGGTGGGCGCCGTTGACGACGGGTTGGGCGCCGCGGCGGCGCTGGACGGCGACTATGCGATCCTCGGCGCGCCCGCGGGCGGCGATGACGACGCCGGCGCGGCCTATGTCTTCCGCCGCAGCGGCGGCCTGTGGGGCGGGCAGGAGCAGGCCGTGCTCACGGCGTCCGACGGGGCGCCCGGCTACCGCTTCGGCAGCGGTGTCTCCATCAGCGGAACGTACGTCCTGATCGGCGCGGACGGCGCCGAGGAGGGCCGCGGCGCCGCGTACGTGCTGCAGCGCAACGGGAGCAGCTGGCTCGAAAAAGCGCGCCTCGCGCCGACCGACGACGGGGGCGAGGACGGCTTCGGCCGGGTCGTCGCGTTGCGCGGGGAGGATGCCCTCATCGGCGCGAAGAACGACAGCAACGGCAACGGCGCCACGGCCGGCTCGGCGTATCTGATCGCACTCACCGGCCAGGTGACCATCACGGCCGTTGAGCCGGAACCGGAAACCGCGCCCGTCCGCTTTACGCTCGATCAGAATTATCCCAACCCGTTCCGTGGAGCCACGACGATCCCGTTTGCCCTGCCCGAGGCGGGGCCGGTCTCGTTGCGCGTGTTCGATCTCCTCGGGCGCGAGGTGGAGACCCTGTTCGACGGGGTGGAGCACGCCGGTGTCCACGCGGTCGTTTTCGACGCGTCGCGGCTTGCCGCCGGCGTGTATTTCTACCGCATGCAGGCCGGCGACGCCACGGCCGTTCGACGTTTAATCGTGGTGCACTAG
- a CDS encoding ammonium transporter, protein MLRYTLLLLPLLALAQPAFAQEAAEASISGADTAWILISTALVLLMTPALAFFYGGLVRSKNMLNTMMMSFISLGVAGVLWALFAYSLAFGTGNAWIGDLSMAFLNGVGLEAKGSIPHILFMAFQGTFAIITGALISGAVIGRMRFSAYVLFISAWLLLVYAPVCHWVWGGGWIGSMGALDFAGGAVVHVNAGIAAVVAASLLGPRKDYGRQALLPHNVPFVLLGTGLLWFGWFGFNGGSALASNEIAALAFVNTMLAPAATAVVWAMLDFARSGKFTAVGLATAIVVGLVAITPAAGFISPMFSLLLGAIAALPSYYLILWRSRTRLDDSLDVFAAHGVGGLTGALLTGVFAQESINGVANGLLFGNPTQFIIQLGSIVAVLLYSGVLTFVILKVIGLVVPIRATEKEEGIGLDLAFHGEEAYANGEGTVLLLDEEMNGDGASIGVHVKPAHAAGA, encoded by the coding sequence ATGCTCCGTTACACCCTGCTCTTGTTACCGCTTCTAGCGTTGGCGCAACCCGCCTTCGCCCAGGAAGCGGCGGAAGCTTCCATCTCGGGAGCCGACACGGCCTGGATCCTGATCTCGACCGCGCTGGTGCTCCTGATGACCCCCGCCCTGGCCTTCTTCTACGGCGGACTCGTTCGCTCGAAGAACATGCTGAATACGATGATGATGAGCTTCATTTCGCTCGGCGTCGCCGGCGTGTTGTGGGCTCTTTTTGCGTATTCGCTGGCGTTCGGCACGGGGAATGCCTGGATAGGCGACCTCTCGATGGCGTTTCTGAACGGCGTCGGCCTGGAGGCCAAGGGAAGCATCCCGCACATCCTGTTCATGGCGTTTCAGGGCACGTTCGCCATCATCACGGGCGCGCTGATCTCGGGGGCCGTCATCGGCCGCATGCGGTTCAGCGCCTATGTGCTGTTCATCAGCGCCTGGTTGCTGCTGGTTTATGCCCCGGTTTGCCACTGGGTGTGGGGCGGCGGCTGGATCGGATCGATGGGCGCGCTGGACTTTGCCGGCGGAGCGGTGGTACACGTAAACGCCGGCATCGCGGCGGTGGTAGCGGCCTCGTTGCTGGGGCCCAGAAAAGATTACGGACGCCAGGCCCTCCTGCCGCACAATGTGCCTTTTGTGCTGCTCGGCACCGGCCTGCTCTGGTTCGGCTGGTTCGGCTTCAACGGCGGGAGCGCCCTGGCCTCAAATGAGATCGCCGCGCTCGCGTTCGTGAACACCATGCTCGCCCCTGCGGCCACCGCGGTCGTCTGGGCGATGCTCGACTTTGCCCGCAGCGGGAAATTCACGGCGGTAGGGCTCGCCACCGCCATCGTCGTCGGACTCGTCGCGATCACGCCGGCGGCCGGCTTCATCTCTCCGATGTTTTCGCTCCTGCTGGGCGCCATTGCGGCCCTGCCCAGCTACTACCTCATCCTGTGGCGCTCGCGGACCCGGCTCGACGACTCGCTCGACGTCTTCGCGGCGCACGGCGTGGGCGGCCTCACCGGCGCGCTCCTCACCGGCGTATTCGCCCAGGAATCCATCAACGGCGTTGCCAACGGCCTGCTGTTCGGCAACCCGACCCAGTTTATCATCCAGCTCGGTTCGATCGTGGCCGTGCTCCTCTACAGCGGCGTCCTCACCTTTGTCATTCTGAAGGTGATCGGGCTCGTGGTCCCCATTCGCGCTACGGAGAAAGAAGAAGGCATCGGTCTCGACCTCGCCTTCCACGGGGAAGAAGCCTACGCCAACGGAGAAGGCACCGTGCTGCTGCTCGACGAAGAAATGAATGGGGACGGCGCTTCCATCGGCGTCCATGTCAAGCCGGCGCACGCCGCCGGCGCCTGA
- a CDS encoding P-II family nitrogen regulator → MKLIKAIIRPEKLNEVLAALYRAEIHGITVTRVQGHGGESETVETYRGTTVKKELTEKVALDIGVSEPFVEATVDAILGAARTGEVGDGKIFVLPVEKIYRIRTGEEDTAAVTPVTV, encoded by the coding sequence ATGAAATTGATTAAAGCGATTATCCGCCCCGAAAAACTGAACGAGGTGCTTGCGGCACTGTATCGGGCAGAAATCCACGGCATCACCGTCACCCGCGTTCAGGGCCACGGCGGCGAGTCCGAAACCGTCGAAACCTATCGCGGCACCACGGTCAAGAAAGAATTGACCGAAAAAGTCGCGCTCGACATCGGCGTATCGGAGCCCTTCGTCGAAGCCACCGTCGACGCCATTCTCGGCGCCGCCCGCACGGGCGAAGTCGGCGATGGCAAAATCTTCGTCCTGCCCGTCGAAAAGATCTACCGCATCCGAACGGGCGAAGAAGACACCGCCGCCGTGACGCCGGTCACCGTCTGA